A genome region from Campylobacterota bacterium includes the following:
- the recA gene encoding recombinase RecA translates to MDPQKLKSLELAMKQIDKTFGKGTLMRLGDKEIEPINAISTGSIGLDLALGIGGVPEGRVVEIYGPESSGKTTLSLQITAECQKAGGVCAFIDAEHALDVNYAKNLGVDIENLLVSQPDYGEQALDIVETIARSGAVDLIVVDSVAALTPKVEIEGEMDDQQVGVQARLMSKALRKLTGVLHKMNCTIIFINQIRMKIGTMGYGSPETTTGGNALKFYASVRIDVRKIATLKQGESQIGNRVKAKVVKNKVAPPFRQAEFDIMFGEGISKEGELVDYGVKLDIIDKSGAWFSFEDVKLGQGRENVKQKFKEEPELAKKVEDKIKAAMGVNNIMAMDESEIGEVDE, encoded by the coding sequence ATGGATCCACAAAAACTCAAATCGCTTGAACTGGCGATGAAACAGATCGACAAAACGTTCGGGAAAGGGACGTTGATGCGTTTGGGCGACAAAGAGATCGAACCGATCAACGCCATCAGCACCGGTTCGATCGGGCTGGACCTCGCCCTCGGTATCGGCGGGGTCCCCGAAGGGCGCGTCGTCGAAATCTACGGACCGGAGAGTTCAGGTAAGACGACCTTGAGCCTGCAGATCACGGCAGAATGCCAGAAAGCGGGGGGCGTGTGCGCCTTCATCGACGCGGAACACGCACTTGACGTCAATTACGCGAAAAATCTGGGGGTCGATATCGAGAATCTCCTCGTCTCCCAGCCCGACTACGGCGAGCAGGCGCTCGACATCGTCGAAACCATCGCCCGCAGCGGTGCGGTCGATCTGATCGTCGTCGACTCGGTTGCGGCCCTCACCCCCAAAGTCGAGATCGAAGGGGAGATGGACGACCAGCAGGTGGGCGTTCAGGCCCGTCTGATGTCCAAAGCGCTGCGGAAACTCACGGGCGTTTTGCATAAGATGAACTGTACGATCATCTTTATCAACCAGATTCGGATGAAAATCGGAACGATGGGGTACGGTTCACCCGAAACGACAACCGGCGGAAATGCGCTAAAATTCTACGCATCGGTCCGGATCGACGTGCGGAAAATCGCCACGCTCAAACAAGGCGAGAGCCAGATCGGAAACCGCGTCAAAGCCAAAGTCGTAAAAAACAAGGTCGCCCCGCCGTTCCGGCAGGCGGAATTTGATATCATGTTCGGCGAAGGGATCTCCAAAGAAGGAGAACTCGTCGACTATGGCGTAAAGCTCGATATCATCGACAAAAGCGGCGCATGGTTCAGCTTCGAGGACGTCAAACTCGGCCAGGGACGCGAAAACGTCAAGCAGAAGTTCAAAGAAGAACCGGAGCTGGCCAAAAAAGTCGAAGACAAAATTAAAGCCGCCATGGGCGTCAACAACATCATGGCGATGGATGAATCTGAAATAGGAGAAGTAGACGAATGA
- a CDS encoding UDP-N-acetylmuramate dehydrogenase, giving the protein MNFKTIDFSRFSSIRIGPVVDVALIEDDIVPPGRVIVGSANNLLISPTPPPLMLLAKTYDFIRLEEDGLHIGAATPGGRVVSFCKKNDIAHFEYLSKLPGTVGGMIKMNAGLKEYEIFNHLIALRTPSGWKKKEEIEYGYRKTSIDEVVFEAVFDAVAGYSDERYAMFAQMRSNQPSDPSAGSCFKNPPGDYAGRLIEAVGLKGVRRGAMAFSEVHANFLVNYGGGTFDDALWLIGEAQKRVAEQFGIALQCEVVILDAKN; this is encoded by the coding sequence ATGAATTTTAAAACGATCGATTTCTCCCGCTTCAGCTCGATCCGGATCGGTCCTGTCGTCGACGTCGCCCTGATCGAAGACGACATCGTTCCGCCGGGGCGCGTCATCGTCGGCAGTGCCAACAACCTGCTCATTTCGCCGACCCCGCCCCCTTTGATGCTCCTTGCCAAAACGTACGATTTCATCCGGCTGGAGGAAGACGGCCTCCATATCGGTGCGGCGACGCCGGGGGGGAGGGTCGTATCGTTCTGCAAAAAAAACGACATCGCCCATTTCGAGTATCTTTCCAAACTTCCCGGTACGGTCGGAGGAATGATCAAAATGAACGCGGGGCTCAAAGAGTACGAAATCTTCAATCACCTGATCGCGCTGCGGACTCCGAGCGGATGGAAGAAAAAAGAGGAGATCGAATACGGTTACCGCAAAACGTCGATAGACGAGGTTGTTTTCGAGGCGGTTTTTGATGCCGTTGCGGGGTATTCGGACGAGCGCTACGCGATGTTCGCGCAGATGCGTTCGAACCAGCCCTCCGATCCGAGTGCGGGGAGCTGTTTTAAGAATCCTCCCGGCGATTACGCCGGCCGGCTGATTGAAGCCGTCGGCCTCAAGGGTGTCCGGCGCGGCGCAATGGCGTTCAGCGAAGTTCACGCCAATTTCCTGGTCAACTACGGAGGCGGAACGTTCGACGACGCCCTGTGGCTGATCGGTGAAGCCCAGAAACGGGTCGCTGAGCAGTTTGGGATTGCCCTGCAGTGTGAAGTCGTGATATTGGACGCGAAAAATTGA
- the ccoG gene encoding cytochrome c oxidase accessory protein CcoG, with protein MSETTTPQGKEYLAGWTPWRIKRYWFYGLVTVLSLVIPWIQVDGNHLFLLSFDKLKLHLMFVQFDMQELYLMPFLLMILFIGVFGITVLGGRVFCGWMCPQTIFRVVYRDLIETKLLGLRKRIKNKQQEPDYSKAENKLKRVVALLLWTGLAFIAAADLMWYFVPPEDFFAYIQNPAEHPVLIGSILVIVGFLVYDVIFLKENFCVYVCPYSRIQSVLYDEDTVMAIYNPNRGGDIYNENKEKVFTKQNDLLSVNPSAECTTCESCVTVCPTHIDIRKGLQLECINCLECVDACTEVMGKLGKPTLVEWSSEKETLFRKGKTDYFRPKILGYIAVLVIVSIVLAMMGSKKEYMLLNINKENRLYSINQTEEGKTRVDNAYTFLLQNTLNEDHEYYFDVIAPAGMEGKIKIDQPAKPFKVKPGIVKKKVVVLYTEEMLVNDDRKDTVIPITIRAYAVDAKDKVIVDRQSTFTFPRADLLK; from the coding sequence ATGAGCGAAACAACAACCCCGCAAGGGAAGGAATATTTGGCCGGGTGGACGCCCTGGCGAATCAAGCGCTACTGGTTCTACGGTCTGGTGACCGTTTTGTCGCTGGTCATTCCGTGGATCCAGGTCGACGGCAACCATCTGTTTTTGCTTAGCTTCGACAAGCTCAAACTCCACCTGATGTTCGTGCAGTTCGACATGCAGGAACTTTACCTGATGCCGTTTTTGCTGATGATTCTTTTCATCGGCGTTTTCGGTATAACGGTCTTGGGAGGACGGGTTTTCTGCGGATGGATGTGTCCCCAGACGATTTTCCGCGTCGTGTACCGCGACCTGATCGAGACGAAACTGCTCGGCCTGCGCAAGCGGATCAAAAACAAGCAACAAGAACCCGATTATTCGAAAGCGGAAAACAAGCTCAAGCGGGTCGTGGCGCTTTTGCTGTGGACGGGCCTCGCGTTCATCGCCGCGGCCGATTTGATGTGGTATTTCGTACCGCCCGAAGATTTCTTCGCCTACATCCAGAACCCGGCCGAACACCCCGTGCTGATCGGATCGATCCTGGTCATAGTCGGCTTTTTGGTGTATGACGTTATTTTCCTCAAGGAAAATTTCTGCGTGTACGTCTGTCCGTATTCCCGTATCCAGTCGGTTCTTTACGATGAAGACACCGTTATGGCGATCTACAATCCCAACCGTGGCGGCGACATCTACAACGAGAACAAAGAAAAAGTGTTTACCAAGCAAAACGACCTGCTCAGCGTCAACCCGAGTGCCGAATGTACGACGTGCGAAAGCTGTGTGACCGTCTGTCCGACCCACATCGACATCCGTAAAGGGCTCCAGCTGGAGTGCATCAACTGTCTTGAATGCGTCGACGCCTGTACCGAAGTAATGGGGAAACTGGGCAAGCCGACGCTGGTCGAATGGTCAAGCGAAAAAGAGACATTGTTCCGGAAAGGAAAGACCGACTATTTCCGTCCTAAAATTCTCGGTTACATCGCGGTATTGGTGATCGTCAGCATCGTGCTGGCGATGATGGGAAGCAAAAAAGAGTACATGCTCCTCAACATCAACAAAGAAAACCGCCTCTATTCGATCAACCAGACCGAGGAGGGGAAAACGCGGGTGGATAACGCCTATACGTTCCTGCTCCAAAATACGCTGAACGAAGATCACGAATATTACTTCGACGTCATTGCTCCGGCGGGCATGGAAGGGAAGATCAAAATCGATCAGCCTGCCAAACCGTTTAAAGTCAAACCGGGGATTGTCAAGAAAAAAGTAGTGGTCCTCTATACCGAAGAGATGCTCGTCAACGACGACCGCAAAGATACGGTCATTCCGATTACGATCCGCGCATACGCCGTCGATGCGAAGGACAAAGTGATCGTCGACCGCCAGTCGACGTTTACGTTCCCCCGCGCCGATCTCCTCAAATAA
- the dxr gene encoding 1-deoxy-D-xylulose-5-phosphate reductoisomerase has translation MILLGSTGSIGVNALRVAEQFGLSVDTLVAGRNIDLLNSQIRKHSPKRVVVLRDEDRSRVEHHDVRAGDEAILRAIEESSSGHVVNALVGFAGFRPTLKALECGKKVALANKESLVVGGTFVDTSSIVPIDSEHFGLWYLNRSDRPVSRMVVTASGGAFRDWPLEKLGEATLEDALKHPNWSMGQKITIDSASMMNKLFELLEARWLFGEGEYDALIETRSLIHALIDYADGSTTAHFAHADMRLPIAYALMGRVETPIVERIDLARIGSLEFRTIDPARYPIWEIKNDLLANPARGVIVNAANEAAIERFVAGEIGFSALSRLILRAYDAFDSVPSSVEEIFEIDLRVREYVRGQA, from the coding sequence TTGATCCTTCTGGGCTCTACGGGCTCCATCGGGGTCAATGCCCTGCGCGTTGCCGAACAATTCGGCCTCAGCGTCGATACGCTGGTGGCCGGACGCAACATCGACCTTCTCAATTCCCAGATCCGAAAGCACTCTCCCAAACGGGTCGTCGTCCTGCGTGACGAAGACCGTTCCAGGGTTGAGCATCACGACGTCCGTGCCGGTGATGAGGCGATACTTCGGGCAATCGAAGAATCCTCCTCGGGGCACGTCGTCAACGCACTCGTCGGCTTTGCCGGTTTCCGACCGACGCTCAAAGCACTCGAATGCGGCAAAAAGGTGGCGTTGGCCAACAAGGAATCGCTGGTCGTCGGGGGGACGTTCGTCGACACCTCCTCGATCGTTCCGATCGACAGCGAACATTTCGGCCTCTGGTATCTCAACCGCTCCGACCGCCCCGTCTCGCGCATGGTGGTGACGGCCAGCGGCGGAGCGTTCCGGGACTGGCCTTTGGAAAAGCTCGGTGAAGCGACGCTCGAAGATGCCCTCAAACACCCCAACTGGTCGATGGGGCAGAAAATCACGATCGACAGCGCTTCGATGATGAACAAGCTTTTCGAACTTCTCGAAGCGCGATGGCTTTTCGGGGAAGGGGAATACGACGCCCTGATCGAAACCCGCTCGCTGATTCACGCCCTGATCGACTACGCCGACGGTTCCACAACTGCCCATTTCGCCCATGCGGATATGCGCCTTCCGATCGCCTACGCGCTGATGGGGCGGGTGGAAACGCCCATCGTCGAGCGGATCGATCTCGCCCGGATCGGATCTTTGGAATTTCGCACGATCGATCCGGCGCGGTATCCGATCTGGGAGATCAAAAACGACCTCTTGGCCAACCCCGCGCGCGGCGTGATCGTCAATGCCGCCAACGAAGCGGCAATCGAACGTTTCGTTGCCGGCGAGATCGGCTTTTCGGCCCTTTCACGCCTTATCCTGCGCGCATACGATGCGTTTGATTCCGTCCCTTCGTCGGTTGAAGAGATTTTTGAGATCGATCTTCGGGTGCGCGAATACGTTCGGGGCCAGGCGTGA
- a CDS encoding AMIN domain-containing protein, which translates to MKSSLLACILLLSPLIARENPFFAVTSPAQKVTSNLPENTPMLGAVSYSLPDEARILQEISLTYQNADGSIEIRKIDLNRAIDWHKPIVISQGGKSAQIPSNAKTSSSGQLEFVRFSSTQKTLRLASSVPLMRHFALSNPNRIVLDFSYSKLFEKTQKAMNAAPYLGAEMTYHGKFARMSITLDGRYDYTLRQSGKNIIIDCQ; encoded by the coding sequence ATGAAATCATCACTTCTGGCCTGCATCCTCCTCCTCTCTCCGCTCATTGCCCGGGAAAACCCCTTTTTCGCCGTCACGTCGCCCGCACAGAAAGTGACGTCCAATCTCCCCGAAAACACCCCGATGCTGGGAGCCGTAAGCTACAGCCTCCCCGACGAAGCCCGTATCCTCCAAGAGATCTCGTTGACCTATCAAAATGCCGACGGAAGCATTGAGATCCGTAAAATCGACCTGAACAGGGCTATCGATTGGCACAAACCGATCGTGATCTCTCAGGGGGGGAAATCGGCACAGATCCCTTCCAATGCCAAAACCTCTTCCTCGGGCCAACTTGAATTTGTCCGGTTTTCAAGTACGCAAAAAACTCTCAGACTCGCCTCTTCCGTCCCTCTCATGCGTCATTTTGCCCTCAGTAATCCAAACCGGATCGTTCTGGATTTTTCGTACTCGAAACTGTTTGAGAAAACCCAAAAGGCGATGAACGCTGCTCCTTATCTGGGTGCGGAAATGACCTATCACGGCAAATTTGCCCGTATGAGCATCACGCTGGACGGCCGCTACGACTACACACTGCGCCAATCGGGTAAAAACATCATTATTGATTGTCAATAA
- the tsaD gene encoding tRNA (adenosine(37)-N6)-threonylcarbamoyltransferase complex transferase subunit TsaD, with protein MILSIESSCDDSSIAITEIATKKLIYHKKISQELEHSRYGGVVPELASRLHAQALPAILEECSPWLTHLKAVAVTNAPGLAVTLIEGVSMAKALSLALKIPVIPVNHLKGHIYSLFIEKESVFPLTVLLVSGGHTQLIEVESLHAMKTVATTLDDSYGESFDKVAKMMGLGYPGGPVIERLASRGDPERYAFTVPLWQSPQIAFSYSGLKNQVRLAVEGAESEEYPHIAAAFQKTATAHLIQKLKKYFKMTPPIRFAVVGGASANRYLRGELEKILAPYDVEMLAAELSFCSDNAAMVGRIAVEHYLRGEWADYRSLSVSPRTNL; from the coding sequence ATGATCCTCAGCATCGAAAGCTCGTGCGACGACAGTTCGATCGCGATTACCGAGATCGCCACCAAAAAACTGATCTATCACAAGAAAATATCGCAGGAGCTGGAGCACTCCCGATACGGCGGCGTCGTTCCCGAACTTGCCAGTCGCCTGCATGCCCAGGCGCTCCCGGCGATTTTGGAAGAGTGCTCGCCCTGGCTCACACATCTCAAAGCCGTTGCCGTCACTAATGCCCCCGGACTCGCCGTCACCCTCATCGAAGGGGTGAGCATGGCCAAAGCGCTGAGCCTGGCGCTGAAAATTCCCGTGATCCCGGTCAACCATCTCAAAGGGCATATCTACTCGCTGTTTATCGAAAAAGAGAGCGTTTTCCCTTTGACCGTTTTATTGGTCTCCGGCGGGCACACGCAGCTCATCGAGGTCGAATCGCTCCATGCGATGAAAACGGTCGCGACGACGCTGGATGACAGTTACGGGGAGAGCTTTGACAAGGTGGCCAAAATGATGGGGCTGGGATACCCGGGAGGGCCGGTTATCGAGCGGCTTGCATCGCGGGGAGACCCGGAGCGCTATGCTTTTACCGTTCCGCTGTGGCAGTCCCCGCAGATCGCCTTTAGCTATTCGGGGCTCAAAAACCAGGTGCGCCTGGCCGTTGAGGGGGCAGAGTCCGAAGAGTACCCCCACATCGCGGCGGCTTTCCAAAAAACCGCGACCGCCCATCTGATCCAAAAACTCAAAAAATACTTTAAAATGACCCCACCCATACGATTCGCTGTTGTCGGCGGCGCGAGCGCGAACCGTTACCTGCGGGGCGAACTCGAAAAAATTCTGGCCCCTTACGATGTCGAGATGCTGGCGGCGGAGCTGAGTTTTTGCTCCGACAACGCCGCCATGGTAGGGCGGATTGCGGTCGAACACTACCTGCGCGGCGAATGGGCGGATTACCGTTCCCTGAGCGTTTCTCCCCGGACAAATCTGTAA
- a CDS encoding menaquinone biosynthesis family protein — protein MKKTVIAHSPDADDIFMYYAIKFGWVGKKGTVFENIALDIETLNTEALAGTYDVSAISFGLYPHIRNDYALLRTAVSFGQGYGPKLIRKKETVLKKRFKVALSGKFTTNALLFRIAYPDAKIVYMNFLEIEQAVLSGEVDAGVLIHESILGYDESLEVERELWDVWCELAGSDLPLPLGGMAIRRSLPLSSAIEYENLLTKAVKVARDHKETLSKMLLERSLVRIDAPTLEKYLELYANDESITLSEIQYAAIKKLFDLGYRHGFYDAAIDPKDFMIPLEYTELRYS, from the coding sequence GTGAAAAAAACGGTTATTGCCCACTCTCCCGACGCCGATGACATTTTTATGTACTACGCCATCAAATTCGGATGGGTCGGAAAAAAAGGTACCGTTTTCGAAAACATCGCCCTGGACATCGAGACCCTCAACACAGAGGCCCTTGCGGGCACTTACGACGTGAGTGCGATCAGTTTCGGCCTCTACCCGCATATCCGTAACGACTACGCGCTGCTGCGCACGGCGGTCAGTTTCGGTCAGGGGTACGGTCCCAAGCTGATCCGCAAAAAAGAGACGGTCCTCAAAAAACGGTTCAAGGTGGCGCTCAGCGGGAAATTCACGACGAACGCACTGCTGTTTCGCATCGCCTATCCCGACGCAAAAATCGTTTACATGAACTTTCTGGAAATCGAGCAGGCGGTTTTGTCGGGGGAGGTCGATGCGGGGGTTCTCATCCACGAAAGCATCCTCGGCTACGACGAAAGTCTCGAAGTGGAACGGGAACTGTGGGATGTATGGTGCGAGCTGGCCGGCTCCGACCTTCCCCTTCCGCTGGGAGGGATGGCGATACGCCGTTCACTCCCGCTTAGCAGCGCGATCGAATACGAAAACCTTCTGACCAAAGCGGTCAAGGTGGCCCGAGACCATAAAGAAACCCTCTCGAAAATGCTTCTCGAGCGCTCCCTGGTGCGGATCGACGCCCCGACGCTCGAGAAATACCTCGAACTCTACGCCAACGACGAGTCGATCACCCTTAGCGAGATTCAGTATGCCGCCATCAAAAAACTGTTCGACCTGGGGTATCGCCACGGTTTTTACGATGCGGCCATCGATCCGAAAGATTTCATGATCCCGCTTGAATATACCGAATTGAGGTACTCGTAA
- a CDS encoding recombinase family protein — protein sequence MIVSYIRSDKDFDGVYEQLKLINGYADQKGLIIEEEMVDHTSQSKRLIERTEVVQFFRSLHDDTLIVYDVWALSSHIEDLVQMLSCLLKNGNTIKLVKPRIVIDRNSDTMVVLGLIDQLRQILQDDAKKGIGRPKGSKSSSKFDTHLEKIIDLLKERRSVSEIARILGVSRSSLKDYIESRELKEVVSGVFGDGNDEEAEATVIGTIRCPVIETSSKEV from the coding sequence ATGATCGTCAGTTACATACGCTCCGACAAAGATTTTGACGGTGTATACGAACAGCTGAAACTGATAAACGGTTATGCTGATCAGAAAGGATTAATCATCGAGGAAGAGATGGTGGACCACACCTCTCAAAGCAAAAGGCTGATCGAACGTACCGAAGTGGTCCAGTTTTTCCGCTCGCTCCATGACGATACGCTGATCGTATACGACGTGTGGGCACTGAGCAGCCACATCGAGGATTTGGTGCAGATGCTCAGCTGTCTTCTCAAAAACGGCAATACGATCAAGCTGGTCAAACCCAGAATCGTAATCGACCGCAATAGTGATACAATGGTGGTGTTGGGACTGATTGACCAGCTTCGTCAGATTTTGCAAGACGATGCGAAAAAAGGGATCGGACGTCCGAAAGGATCGAAGTCTTCATCCAAATTCGATACTCACCTTGAAAAAATCATCGATTTGCTCAAAGAGCGCCGCAGCGTGAGCGAAATCGCGCGGATTTTGGGAGTGAGCCGCAGTTCGCTCAAAGACTATATCGAATCGCGTGAACTCAAAGAGGTCGTCAGTGGCGTATTCGGCGACGGAAACGACGAAGAAGCCGAAGCGACGGTGATCGGGACGATACGTTGCCCGGTAATAGAAACAAGCTCAAAGGAGGTTTAA
- a CDS encoding alpha/beta hydrolase, which translates to MKKVLILHGWHGSDLPHWQAWLARELAVENCIVAFPQMSDNLCPDKETWVREALEAFDDLRPDVVVLHSLGNVLWFHIAPFLKGRVKKLLLCAPPRDLGEYPEVATFFPAPLPAALHAEEALMVVSDNDPYMSLDESQSLAESLGVPLHVLHDAGHINTAAGFGPWPWVKEWVLS; encoded by the coding sequence GTGAAAAAGGTTCTGATCCTCCACGGATGGCACGGCAGCGACCTGCCGCACTGGCAGGCATGGCTCGCCCGGGAGCTGGCGGTAGAGAACTGTATCGTCGCCTTTCCGCAGATGAGCGACAATCTCTGCCCCGACAAAGAGACCTGGGTGCGTGAAGCGCTGGAAGCCTTCGACGATCTTCGTCCCGACGTCGTCGTCCTTCATTCGCTGGGAAATGTCCTCTGGTTTCACATCGCCCCGTTTCTGAAAGGGCGGGTCAAAAAACTTTTGCTGTGCGCCCCTCCGCGCGATCTGGGAGAATACCCCGAAGTCGCGACGTTTTTCCCCGCACCGCTCCCCGCCGCTTTGCATGCGGAGGAGGCGCTCATGGTCGTGTCGGACAACGATCCCTACATGAGCCTGGACGAATCCCAGTCGCTTGCCGAATCGCTCGGTGTCCCCCTGCACGTACTTCACGATGCCGGGCACATCAACACGGCCGCCGGATTCGGCCCGTGGCCGTGGGTCAAAGAGTGGGTGCTTTCATGA
- the eno gene encoding phosphopyruvate hydratase, which produces MIFIDEVSAIEVMDSRGNPTVKATVQLSDGTRESAIVPSGASTGKREALELRDNDSRYMGKGVLKAVENVNTQIADAIMGLSPYNQAVVDATMKELDGTDNYSNLGANAVLGVSMAVARAAAKSLGIPLYRYLGGANAMVMPVPMLNIINGGSHADNSVDFQEYMIMPVGFADFSEGLRASAEVYHNLKKILKDRGANTALGDEGGFAPDLKNNEEPIEVIMEAIAKAGYKAGEQIAIALDVASSELVCEGGYRLESEGRTLTSEELVGYYEALCAKYPIVSIEDGLSEDDWAGWKILTERLGGKVQLVGDDLFVTNANILAEGIAKGIGNAILIKPNQIGSVSETMLTVRLAQRNGYKCVMSHRSGESEDAFIADFAVALNCGEIKTGSTARGERTAKYNRLLEIENEVVYGEYLGNTLFN; this is translated from the coding sequence ATGATTTTTATTGATGAAGTAAGTGCAATCGAGGTAATGGATTCCCGGGGGAATCCGACAGTCAAAGCAACGGTTCAGCTCAGCGACGGGACACGTGAAAGCGCGATCGTACCCAGCGGTGCCAGTACCGGAAAGCGCGAAGCGCTCGAACTCCGCGACAACGACAGCCGCTACATGGGCAAAGGGGTTCTCAAGGCGGTCGAAAACGTCAACACACAGATCGCAGATGCGATCATGGGCCTTTCTCCCTACAATCAGGCGGTCGTCGATGCGACCATGAAAGAGCTTGACGGAACCGACAACTATTCCAACCTCGGCGCCAACGCCGTCCTCGGTGTTTCGATGGCCGTCGCCCGCGCAGCGGCCAAAAGCCTGGGGATTCCCCTTTACCGCTACCTCGGCGGCGCGAACGCGATGGTCATGCCCGTTCCGATGCTCAACATCATCAACGGCGGAAGCCACGCCGACAACAGCGTCGATTTCCAGGAGTACATGATCATGCCCGTCGGCTTCGCCGATTTTTCCGAAGGGCTCCGCGCGTCCGCGGAAGTCTATCATAACCTCAAAAAGATCCTCAAAGACCGCGGCGCCAATACCGCACTCGGTGACGAAGGGGGATTCGCACCCGATCTGAAAAATAACGAAGAGCCGATCGAAGTGATCATGGAAGCGATCGCCAAGGCGGGTTACAAAGCGGGTGAGCAAATCGCCATCGCCCTGGACGTCGCGAGTTCCGAGCTGGTCTGCGAAGGGGGATACCGCCTCGAGTCCGAAGGGCGCACCCTCACCAGCGAAGAGCTGGTCGGGTATTACGAAGCGCTCTGCGCCAAATACCCCATCGTTTCGATCGAAGACGGTCTGAGCGAAGACGACTGGGCCGGATGGAAAATCCTCACCGAACGTCTGGGCGGCAAAGTACAGCTCGTCGGAGACGATCTGTTCGTCACCAATGCAAACATCCTCGCCGAGGGGATCGCCAAAGGGATCGGTAACGCCATCCTGATCAAACCTAACCAGATCGGAAGCGTCTCCGAGACGATGCTGACGGTACGTCTGGCGCAGCGTAACGGTTACAAATGCGTCATGTCCCACCGCTCCGGTGAAAGCGAAGACGCGTTCATCGCCGATTTCGCCGTCGCGCTCAACTGCGGAGAGATCAAAACCGGTTCAACCGCGCGCGGCGAGCGTACGGCGAAATACAACCGCCTGCTTGAAATCGAAAACGAAGTCGTCTACGGCGAATACCTGGGAAATACCCTTTTTAACTGA
- the tpx gene encoding thiol peroxidase has protein sequence MATTMLKGNVVNLAGNEVKVGDKAPQVTVVNSNGLADKVVGGATGKKQLIVAVPSLDTAVCATETRNFNKEAASLANVDLTIVSMDLPFAGGRFCTTEGIENVTVASDFRNKDFANAYGVLIADGVLAGVTCRAIFAVNEEGIVTYKEIVPEITAEPDYEAALAAVK, from the coding sequence ATGGCAACAACAATGCTTAAAGGTAACGTCGTTAACCTTGCGGGTAACGAAGTAAAAGTCGGTGATAAAGCACCACAGGTCACAGTTGTAAACTCGAACGGTCTTGCAGACAAAGTAGTGGGCGGCGCAACAGGCAAAAAACAGCTGATCGTTGCGGTTCCTTCACTCGACACTGCAGTATGTGCGACTGAAACACGCAACTTCAACAAAGAAGCGGCTTCATTGGCAAACGTTGATTTGACAATCGTATCGATGGACCTTCCGTTCGCCGGCGGCCGTTTCTGTACAACTGAGGGGATCGAGAACGTTACCGTTGCTTCTGACTTCCGCAACAAAGATTTCGCGAACGCGTACGGTGTATTGATCGCGGACGGCGTTCTGGCGGGTGTTACATGCCGCGCTATCTTCGCCGTTAACGAAGAAGGTATCGTAACCTACAAAGAGATCGTTCCTGAAATCACTGCGGAACCCGATTACGAAGCTGCACTGGCTGCCGTAAAATAA
- the fliQ gene encoding flagellar biosynthesis protein FliQ — translation MQEELIGLGIETFKIALVLALPALLVGMFLGLAVSIFQATTQINEMTLSFIPKIIGIVVIVILTMPWMMNTMEDFTIRIFNMIPTFMQ, via the coding sequence ATGCAGGAAGAGCTGATCGGATTGGGGATCGAGACGTTCAAAATCGCTTTGGTTCTCGCGTTGCCCGCACTGCTGGTGGGGATGTTCCTGGGACTTGCCGTCAGTATTTTTCAGGCGACGACCCAGATCAATGAGATGACCCTGAGCTTCATCCCCAAGATCATCGGGATCGTCGTGATCGTGATCCTTACCATGCCGTGGATGATGAATACGATGGAAGATTTCACGATACGGATATTCAATATGATTCCGACGTTCATGCAATGA